The following coding sequences are from one Streptomyces sp. NBC_00536 window:
- a CDS encoding 2-aminoethylphosphonate ABC transporter substrate-binding protein, whose translation MPHSLLRPLVAVTGCLAVGATLTACGGSSSAADSQGGGEKVVTVYSADGLKGEKGDGWYDKVFADFTKKTGITVKYVEGGSGEMVQRAVREQSNTQADVLVTLPPFIQQADGKGLLQSYKPQGSEQVNGANKAADGKWTSVVNNYFGFVYNKKELTEAPKTWEQLLDGKFKGKLQYSTPGVAGDGTAVLIKAMHDFGGKEPAMEYLKKLQANNVGPSSSTSKLAPKTDKGEILVANGDVQMNFAQSKSMPNLGIWFPAKDGGKPTTFALPYAAGLMAKGPHSENGKKLLDYLLTEDAQKLVSEVGGGFPARADVKPTDANAVELTKVMTGVEVFEPDWADIDKNLSAYVDAWKSATGS comes from the coding sequence ATGCCCCACAGCCTGCTGCGCCCGCTCGTCGCCGTCACCGGCTGCCTCGCGGTCGGCGCCACCCTCACCGCCTGCGGCGGTTCCTCCTCCGCCGCCGACTCCCAGGGCGGCGGCGAGAAGGTCGTCACCGTCTACAGCGCCGACGGCCTCAAGGGCGAGAAGGGCGACGGCTGGTACGACAAGGTCTTCGCCGACTTCACCAAGAAGACCGGCATCACCGTGAAGTACGTCGAGGGCGGCTCCGGCGAGATGGTGCAGCGCGCCGTCCGCGAGCAGTCCAACACGCAGGCCGACGTCCTGGTCACCCTGCCGCCGTTCATCCAGCAGGCCGACGGCAAGGGGCTGCTCCAGTCGTACAAGCCGCAGGGCTCCGAGCAGGTCAACGGCGCGAACAAGGCCGCCGACGGCAAGTGGACCTCGGTCGTCAACAACTACTTCGGCTTCGTCTACAACAAGAAGGAGCTGACCGAGGCCCCCAAGACCTGGGAGCAGCTGCTGGATGGCAAGTTCAAGGGCAAGCTCCAGTACTCCACCCCGGGCGTCGCGGGCGACGGCACCGCCGTGCTCATCAAGGCGATGCACGACTTCGGCGGCAAGGAGCCGGCGATGGAGTACCTGAAGAAGCTCCAGGCCAACAACGTCGGCCCGTCCTCCTCCACCAGCAAGCTCGCGCCGAAGACCGACAAGGGCGAGATCCTCGTCGCCAACGGCGACGTCCAGATGAACTTCGCCCAGTCCAAGTCCATGCCGAACCTGGGCATCTGGTTCCCGGCCAAGGACGGCGGCAAGCCCACCACCTTCGCGCTGCCCTACGCGGCCGGGCTGATGGCCAAGGGCCCGCACAGCGAGAACGGCAAGAAGCTCCTCGACTACCTCCTCACCGAGGACGCCCAGAAGCTGGTCAGCGAGGTCGGCGGCGGCTTCCCGGCCCGCGCCGACGTCAAGCCGACCGATGCCAACGCGGTCGAACTGACCAAGGTCATGACCGGTGTCGAGGTCTTCGAGCCGGACTGGGCCGACATCGACAAGAACCTGTCCGCGTACGTGGACGCGTGGAAGTCGGCCACTGGCAGCTGA
- a CDS encoding ABC transporter permease encodes MLVHSKSGRWAAWAGFGLLFLPLFALPLLVVVAASFATHWSGAFPSGPTTQNYAAAVRGESLQALTTSLVTALAASLLALTVGTWAALAAAGLKKRGKRSLDALFVLPVAVPSVVVGLAVLVAFSRPPVLLNGTSGIVILAHAILVTAFAYQSVSAAMVRLDPAYEQAAASLGARPSYVLWRVRLPLLLPSLTAAAGLCFALSMGELSATMMLYPPDWMPLPVRIFTATDRGSLFSGSAVAVVLMAATLLVLLAVGRIRTRASYR; translated from the coding sequence GTGCTGGTGCATAGCAAGTCCGGCCGCTGGGCCGCCTGGGCCGGCTTCGGCCTCCTCTTCCTGCCGCTGTTCGCGCTGCCCCTGCTCGTGGTGGTGGCGGCCTCCTTCGCCACGCACTGGTCCGGCGCCTTCCCCTCCGGCCCGACCACCCAGAACTACGCCGCCGCGGTCCGGGGCGAATCCCTCCAGGCCCTCACCACCAGCCTGGTCACCGCGCTGGCCGCCAGCCTGCTCGCGCTGACCGTCGGCACCTGGGCGGCGCTGGCCGCCGCCGGGCTGAAGAAGCGCGGGAAGCGGTCCCTGGACGCCCTGTTCGTGCTGCCGGTCGCCGTGCCGTCGGTGGTCGTGGGCCTCGCCGTACTCGTGGCCTTCAGCCGTCCGCCGGTGCTGCTCAACGGCACGAGCGGCATCGTCATCCTGGCGCACGCGATTCTTGTCACGGCGTTCGCCTACCAGTCGGTTTCGGCCGCGATGGTACGTCTGGATCCGGCCTACGAGCAGGCGGCGGCCAGCCTCGGCGCCCGCCCCTCGTACGTGCTGTGGCGGGTCAGGCTGCCCCTGCTGCTGCCCTCCCTCACCGCGGCCGCCGGGCTCTGCTTCGCCCTGTCCATGGGCGAGCTGAGCGCCACGATGATGCTCTACCCGCCGGACTGGATGCCCCTGCCCGTCCGGATCTTCACCGCCACCGACCGCGGTTCGCTCTTCAGCGGCTCCGCCGTCGCCGTGGTCCTGATGGCCGCCACCCTGCTGGTGCTCCTGGCCGTCGGCCGCATCCGCACCAGGGCCTCGTACCGCTGA